In a genomic window of Streptomyces sp. NBC_01231:
- a CDS encoding TIGR02452 family protein: MSARLRGIARETEQIVAAGAYRAPAGHEVCMAAAVDTARDATRMHGPGPVAVPSLPSADTLVEVTGESSLEAARRIAGPVAVLNFASARNPGGGFRNGAQAQEEALCRASALYACLVGVREFYDHHRAHRDPFYTDRVIHAPAVPVFRDDRGRLLDEPYTAGFLTAAAPNAGVVLRTAPERAAELPRALAVRAERVLETAAAHGYRRLVLGAWGCGVFRNDPARVAGAFRTLLGPGGRFAGVFEHVVFGVLDRTQGAVVREAFVRAFPERGLRP, encoded by the coding sequence ATGAGCGCGCGGCTGCGCGGCATCGCGCGGGAGACCGAGCAGATCGTGGCGGCGGGGGCCTACCGCGCGCCGGCCGGGCACGAGGTGTGCATGGCCGCGGCCGTCGACACCGCCCGCGACGCCACGCGGATGCACGGGCCGGGGCCGGTTGCGGTGCCGTCACTCCCGTCGGCCGACACGTTGGTCGAGGTCACCGGCGAGAGCAGCCTGGAAGCGGCCCGCCGGATCGCCGGACCTGTGGCCGTGCTGAACTTCGCCTCCGCCCGGAACCCCGGCGGCGGGTTCCGCAACGGTGCCCAGGCCCAGGAGGAGGCCCTGTGCCGGGCCTCGGCGCTGTACGCCTGCCTGGTCGGGGTCCGGGAGTTCTACGACCATCACCGCGCCCACCGCGACCCGTTCTACACGGACCGGGTCATCCACGCGCCGGCCGTGCCCGTCTTCCGTGACGACCGAGGTCGTCTCCTCGACGAGCCGTACACCGCCGGTTTCCTGACGGCGGCCGCGCCGAACGCGGGCGTGGTGCTGCGGACGGCACCGGAGCGGGCAGCCGAGCTGCCAAGGGCCCTCGCGGTCCGGGCCGAACGGGTGCTGGAGACCGCCGCCGCGCACGGCTACCGACGACTGGTGCTGGGTGCGTGGGGCTGCGGCGTGTTCCGCAACGACCCGGCGCGGGTCGCGGGCGCCTTCCGGACTCTGCTCGGCCCCGGCGGCCGGTTCGCAGGGGTCTTCGAGCATGTGGTGTTCGGCGTCCTCGACCGCACGCAGGGCGCGGTGGTGCGAGAGGCGTTCGTACGGGCGTTTCCGGAGCGTGGGCTTCGGCCATAG
- the egtB gene encoding ergothioneine biosynthesis protein EgtB, with product MTDAAIDTDAAAASVLDAEAFRDRALNTLVTARDRTTLLTSCVEGPDLTAQHSPLMSPLVWDLAHIGNQEEQWLLRTVAGQEAIRPEIDSIYDAFEHPRSERPTLPLLAPAEARGYAADVRGRVLEVLERAAFHGTRLTEAGFAFGMIAQHEQQHDETMLITHQLRKGPQALTAPDPDPVPLFTGPAEVLVPGGPFTMGTSTEPWALDNERPAHRREVAPFHIDTTPVTNAAYQAFIEDGGYDDERWWEPVGWAHIRRNSIHAPLYWHRDGKQWLRRRFGVTEVVPPDEPVLHVCWYEADAYARWAGRRLPTEAEWEKAARHDPAGDRSARYPWGDADPAPEHANLGQRHLRPAPAGSYPEGESPLGVRQLIGDVWEWTSSDFLPYPGFQAFPYKEYSEVFFGPDHKVLRGGSFAVDAVACRGTFRNWDYPIRRQIFSGFRTARSGAV from the coding sequence ATGACCGACGCCGCCATCGACACCGATGCCGCCGCCGCTTCCGTTCTCGATGCCGAGGCGTTCCGCGACCGGGCGCTGAACACCCTCGTCACCGCGAGGGACCGCACCACGCTCCTCACCAGCTGCGTGGAGGGGCCCGACCTGACCGCCCAGCACTCGCCTCTCATGTCGCCGCTCGTGTGGGACCTCGCCCACATCGGCAACCAGGAGGAGCAGTGGCTGCTGCGGACCGTCGCGGGACAGGAGGCGATACGGCCCGAGATCGACAGCATCTACGACGCCTTCGAGCACCCGCGTTCCGAACGCCCCACCCTGCCCCTGCTGGCGCCCGCCGAGGCCCGCGGCTACGCGGCGGACGTCCGCGGCCGGGTGCTGGAGGTGCTGGAGCGCGCCGCGTTCCACGGCACTCGGCTGACGGAGGCCGGCTTCGCCTTCGGGATGATCGCGCAGCACGAACAGCAGCACGACGAGACGATGCTGATCACCCATCAGCTCCGCAAGGGCCCGCAGGCCCTGACCGCCCCCGACCCGGACCCGGTACCGCTGTTCACCGGTCCGGCCGAAGTCCTCGTCCCCGGCGGCCCGTTCACGATGGGCACCTCGACCGAGCCGTGGGCCCTGGACAACGAACGCCCCGCGCACCGGCGTGAGGTGGCGCCGTTCCACATCGACACCACACCGGTGACCAACGCCGCGTACCAGGCGTTCATCGAGGACGGCGGCTACGACGACGAGCGCTGGTGGGAACCGGTGGGCTGGGCGCACATCCGCCGGAACTCCATCCACGCCCCGCTGTACTGGCACCGGGACGGAAAGCAGTGGCTGCGGCGCCGCTTCGGTGTCACCGAGGTCGTGCCGCCCGACGAGCCGGTGCTGCACGTGTGCTGGTACGAGGCCGACGCGTACGCCCGCTGGGCCGGGCGCCGGCTGCCCACCGAGGCCGAGTGGGAGAAGGCGGCCCGTCACGACCCCGCCGGCGACCGTTCGGCCCGCTACCCATGGGGCGACGCCGACCCGGCGCCCGAGCACGCCAACCTGGGACAGCGGCATCTGCGTCCGGCTCCGGCCGGGAGCTATCCGGAGGGCGAATCCCCCCTCGGTGTGCGGCAGTTGATCGGTGACGTGTGGGAGTGGACGTCGAGCGACTTCCTGCCGTATCCGGGGTTCCAGGCGTTTCCGTACAAGGAGTACTCGGAGGTCTTCTTCGGCCCGGACCACAAGGTGCTGCGCGGCGGTTCGTTCGCCGTGGACGCGGTGGCCTGCCGGGGAACGTTCCGCAACTGGGACTATCCGATCCGGCGGCAGATCTTCTCCGGGTTCCGCACCGCCCGCTCCGGGGCCGTCTGA
- a CDS encoding SPFH domain-containing protein — MPMVVGVVAGAVVLAVLVLIGLFKMMWRVAEPNEALIISGSKHRTEGLEEGMGFRIVTGRGTLVLPGVQAVRKLSLDLNETELHVDCVTHQGIPLKVRGVVIFKVGDDFVSIANAGRRFLDQQKLMAERVHNVFAGHLRSIVGGLTVEDMIRDREKLTGQTRAACGTEMEKLGLIVDSLQIHEIEDPTGYIRNLAMPHAAAVQRDARIAQAEANRLATEAEQQSFARMAQATRDSEILQAGYQAERDKAGAKARQAGPLADAAARQEVVVQETRVAELEAQRREQQLQADVRKPADAKAYEKRTLAEAERDARISGAEAKAKETELAAAAEATRVKTAAGAEAEATKARGVATAASTRATGEAEAAAAQAKGLAEAEATKAQGLAEAETIKARAAALAENQEAVVAQQLAKNWPEIVKAGASAFGSVDNMVVLNGADGMADMLAKALTMGGTGLGLARQLLSSMNQNGQTTNGTSSLNGVVPPPVQTVPVQKVPVEKDAG; from the coding sequence ATGCCGATGGTTGTCGGCGTCGTTGCGGGAGCGGTGGTTCTCGCCGTTCTCGTTCTGATCGGTCTGTTCAAGATGATGTGGCGGGTCGCCGAACCCAACGAGGCTCTGATCATCTCCGGGTCCAAGCACCGCACGGAGGGCCTCGAGGAGGGCATGGGGTTCCGCATCGTCACCGGGCGCGGCACGCTGGTGCTGCCCGGTGTCCAGGCGGTGCGCAAGCTCTCACTCGACCTGAACGAGACCGAACTGCATGTGGACTGCGTGACCCACCAGGGCATTCCGCTCAAGGTGCGGGGCGTGGTCATCTTCAAGGTGGGCGACGACTTCGTGTCGATCGCCAACGCGGGCCGTCGTTTCCTCGACCAGCAGAAGCTGATGGCGGAGCGGGTGCACAACGTCTTCGCCGGTCATCTGCGGTCCATCGTGGGCGGGTTGACGGTCGAGGACATGATCCGCGACCGGGAGAAGCTCACCGGGCAGACCCGGGCCGCCTGCGGCACGGAGATGGAGAAGCTGGGCCTGATCGTGGACTCGTTGCAGATCCACGAGATCGAGGACCCGACCGGGTACATCCGGAACCTGGCGATGCCGCACGCCGCGGCCGTGCAGCGGGACGCGCGGATCGCGCAGGCGGAGGCGAACCGGCTGGCCACCGAGGCCGAGCAGCAGTCGTTCGCCCGGATGGCGCAGGCCACCCGGGACAGCGAGATCCTGCAGGCCGGCTATCAGGCCGAGCGCGACAAGGCGGGCGCCAAGGCCCGCCAGGCCGGGCCGCTCGCCGACGCCGCCGCCCGGCAGGAGGTCGTCGTACAGGAGACCCGGGTCGCCGAGCTGGAAGCGCAACGGCGTGAGCAGCAGCTCCAGGCGGACGTCCGCAAGCCCGCGGACGCGAAGGCCTACGAGAAGCGCACCCTGGCCGAGGCCGAGCGCGACGCGCGGATCTCGGGAGCCGAGGCGAAGGCGAAGGAGACGGAGTTGGCCGCCGCGGCCGAGGCGACCCGGGTCAAGACGGCGGCGGGTGCCGAGGCCGAGGCGACGAAGGCCAGGGGTGTGGCCACGGCGGCGTCGACACGGGCCACCGGTGAGGCCGAGGCCGCCGCGGCGCAGGCCAAGGGTCTCGCGGAGGCCGAGGCGACCAAGGCCCAGGGTCTCGCCGAGGCGGAGACCATCAAGGCGCGGGCCGCCGCTCTCGCGGAGAACCAGGAGGCGGTCGTCGCCCAGCAACTCGCCAAGAACTGGCCGGAGATCGTGAAGGCCGGCGCGTCCGCGTTCGGCAGCGTGGACAACATGGTGGTGCTCAACGGCGCCGACGGTATGGCGGACATGCTCGCCAAGGCGCTCACCATGGGCGGTACGGGGCTTGGTCTGGCCCGTCAGCTGCTGTCCTCGATGAACCAGAACGGGCAGACCACGAACGGGACTTCGTCCCTCAACGGGGTCGTGCCGCCTCCGGTGCAGACGGTTCCGGTGCAGAAGGTCCCGGTGGAGAAGGACGCAGGGTGA
- a CDS encoding type II toxin-antitoxin system PemK/MazF family toxin, translating to MTASTDENVPGRFGPTATVEADPREVGRVRTEYSPAHDGDPDPGEIVWTWVPFEENDGRGKDRPVLVVAREPGGTVLAVQLSSKRHDGDREWVPIGSGPWDRSGRDSWVAVDRVLRLHEDGMRREACALDRMRFNLVRHRLGERYGWS from the coding sequence GTGACTGCGTCTACCGATGAGAACGTCCCCGGCCGGTTCGGCCCCACCGCCACCGTCGAGGCCGACCCCCGCGAGGTGGGCCGGGTGCGCACGGAGTACTCGCCCGCGCACGACGGGGACCCGGATCCCGGCGAGATCGTCTGGACCTGGGTCCCCTTCGAGGAGAACGACGGCCGGGGCAAGGACCGCCCCGTCCTCGTCGTCGCCCGCGAACCCGGCGGCACCGTCCTCGCCGTTCAGCTGTCGAGCAAGCGGCACGACGGGGACCGCGAGTGGGTGCCGATCGGCAGCGGTCCCTGGGACCGGTCGGGGCGGGACTCGTGGGTCGCCGTGGACCGGGTCCTGCGGCTGCACGAGGACGGCATGCGCCGTGAGGCGTGCGCCCTGGACCGGATGCGGTTCAACCTGGTCCGCCACCGGCTCGGGGAACGCTACGGCTGGAGCTGA
- the egtD gene encoding L-histidine N(alpha)-methyltransferase has protein sequence MSPFLLTRTLPEDATEAALRADVLRGLTDSPKALPPKWFYDAHGSDLFEQITELPEYYPTRAEREILIARSGEIAAATGARTLVELGSGSSDKTRHLIEALTDLHTYVPVDVSESALTQAGHALIAERPALHVHALIADFTARLALPETPGPRLVAFLGGTIGNLLPAERAAFLSSVRALLSPGDALLLGTDLVKDEQVLVRAYDDAAGVTAAFNKNVLTVVNRELGADFDAGAFDHVALWDAENDWIEMRLRSRTAQTVKVPALDLAVDFADGEELRTEISAKFREGGVRTELARSGLELTHWWTDREGRFALSLSVAR, from the coding sequence GTGAGTCCGTTCCTTCTCACCCGCACCCTGCCCGAGGACGCCACCGAGGCCGCCCTGCGCGCCGACGTCCTCCGGGGCCTGACCGACTCCCCCAAGGCACTGCCGCCCAAGTGGTTCTACGACGCCCACGGCAGCGACCTGTTCGAGCAGATCACCGAGCTGCCCGAGTACTACCCGACGCGCGCCGAACGGGAGATCCTGATCGCCCGCTCCGGCGAGATCGCGGCGGCGACCGGCGCCCGCACCCTGGTCGAACTGGGATCGGGCTCCTCGGACAAGACGCGGCATCTGATCGAAGCGCTCACGGACCTGCACACGTACGTCCCCGTCGACGTCAGTGAGAGCGCGCTCACCCAGGCCGGGCACGCGCTCATCGCCGAGCGCCCCGCTCTGCACGTCCACGCGCTCATCGCCGACTTCACCGCGCGGCTGGCCCTGCCCGAGACCCCGGGTCCCCGACTGGTGGCCTTCCTCGGCGGCACGATCGGCAATCTGCTGCCGGCCGAGCGGGCCGCGTTCCTGTCCTCCGTCCGCGCGCTGCTCTCCCCGGGGGATGCCCTGTTGCTCGGCACGGACCTGGTCAAGGACGAGCAGGTTCTGGTGCGGGCGTACGACGACGCGGCCGGGGTGACGGCCGCGTTCAACAAGAACGTCCTGACCGTCGTCAATCGCGAGCTGGGCGCCGACTTCGATGCCGGGGCCTTCGACCATGTGGCCCTGTGGGACGCCGAGAACGACTGGATCGAGATGCGGCTGCGGTCCCGAACGGCCCAGACGGTGAAGGTCCCCGCGCTCGATCTCGCCGTCGACTTCGCGGACGGCGAGGAACTGCGCACGGAGATCTCGGCGAAGTTCCGGGAGGGCGGAGTCCGCACCGAACTGGCCCGATCCGGGCTGGAGTTGACGCACTGGTGGACCGACCGGGAGGGCCGTTTCGCGCTGTCCCTGAGCGTGGCGCGCTGA
- the egtA gene encoding ergothioneine biosynthesis glutamate--cysteine ligase EgtA, giving the protein MSDSIGDCTEARTAVTEPEVEALVRGICFKTGPPRTVGVEVEWLVQELCDPQLPVTPERLEAAYAAARTVPLMSALTVEPGGQLELSSPPAASLMECIGTVSADLAAVRAALAAEGLGLLGVGQDPWHPPRRFLREPRYDAMEACLDRTGPAGRAMMCTSASVQVCLDAGYEEPGPLGLGRRWWLAHQLGAVLVAAFANSPLAGSEPTGWLSTRQLLWMEIGAGRAGAPTLDTDPRTAWTRHVLDAPVMCVRQDGGPWAVPQGLTFREWTHSREPRPPTREDLDYHVTTLFPPIRPRGHLELRMIDAQPGDDGWIVPLAVTTALFDDPEAAETVYRIVKPLAERGGSLPAPHNPLWIDAARQGLRDPELHEAAVACFAAALGALPRLGATREVTNAVAAYRDRHVVPGRCPAEDLLDSLRGTDLSGSRLPSAGEIPTAHGKDIRT; this is encoded by the coding sequence ATGTCCGATTCGATAGGTGACTGTACGGAGGCCCGTACGGCAGTCACGGAACCCGAGGTGGAGGCCCTGGTCAGGGGCATCTGCTTCAAGACCGGCCCGCCCCGCACCGTCGGGGTCGAGGTGGAATGGCTCGTCCAGGAACTGTGCGACCCGCAGCTCCCCGTCACACCCGAACGACTCGAAGCGGCCTATGCCGCAGCACGTACCGTGCCCCTGATGTCGGCGCTCACCGTGGAGCCCGGCGGCCAGCTGGAACTGAGCTCGCCGCCCGCCGCCTCCCTGATGGAGTGCATCGGTACCGTCTCCGCCGACCTGGCCGCCGTTCGCGCGGCCCTGGCCGCCGAGGGTCTCGGTCTCCTCGGCGTCGGCCAGGATCCCTGGCACCCTCCCCGCCGGTTCCTGCGCGAACCGCGCTATGACGCCATGGAGGCCTGTCTCGACCGCACCGGCCCGGCCGGCCGCGCCATGATGTGCACCTCGGCCTCCGTCCAGGTGTGCCTGGACGCCGGGTACGAGGAGCCGGGCCCGCTGGGGCTCGGGCGGCGCTGGTGGCTGGCACACCAGCTGGGCGCGGTGCTGGTGGCCGCGTTCGCCAACTCCCCCCTGGCCGGATCCGAGCCCACCGGTTGGCTCTCGACCCGGCAGCTGCTGTGGATGGAGATCGGCGCCGGCCGCGCGGGCGCGCCCACCCTGGACACGGACCCGCGGACGGCCTGGACCCGGCACGTCCTGGACGCCCCGGTGATGTGCGTACGACAGGACGGCGGCCCGTGGGCCGTGCCCCAGGGCCTGACGTTCCGGGAGTGGACCCACTCGCGGGAGCCGAGGCCGCCGACCCGGGAGGACCTCGACTATCACGTCACGACGCTGTTCCCGCCGATCAGGCCGCGCGGTCACCTGGAACTGCGCATGATCGACGCGCAGCCCGGGGACGACGGGTGGATCGTGCCGCTCGCCGTCACGACGGCCCTGTTCGACGACCCGGAGGCCGCCGAGACCGTCTACCGGATCGTGAAGCCGCTGGCCGAGCGGGGCGGGTCGCTGCCCGCGCCGCACAACCCGCTGTGGATCGACGCGGCCCGGCAGGGTCTGAGAGACCCGGAGCTGCACGAGGCGGCGGTGGCGTGCTTCGCGGCGGCCCTGGGGGCCCTGCCCCGGCTCGGCGCCACCCGCGAGGTGACAAACGCCGTCGCGGCCTACCGGGACCGCCATGTCGTCCCGGGCCGCTGCCCCGCCGAAGACCTGCTCGACAGCCTGCGCGGCACCGACCTCTCCGGATCCCGGCTTCCCTCGGCCGGAGAGATCCCCACCGCTCACGGGAAGGACATCCGCACATGA
- the egtC gene encoding ergothioneine biosynthesis protein EgtC, whose translation MCRHLAWLGPPEPVGHVLIDPRHSLYRQSWAPRRQRYGTVNADGFGVGWYADGDPVPARYRRAGPIWADQSLADLARVVRSGAVLAAVRDATLAGADAEAAAAPFAAGPWLFSHNGAVAGWPGSLAPLVASLPPAEVLSLEARNDSAFVWALALARLRGGDTEGQALADTVLEVAAAAPASRLNLLLTNGETITATAWGDTLWYLSEPGRRTVVASEPYDDDPHWREVPDRTLLAASRTEVLLTPLKNPGDDLAPSPTPGPARTGESPSPKEPST comes from the coding sequence ATGTGCCGTCACCTGGCCTGGCTGGGCCCGCCGGAACCGGTCGGTCACGTCCTGATCGATCCGAGGCACAGTCTGTACCGGCAGTCGTGGGCGCCCCGGCGGCAGCGGTACGGGACGGTCAACGCCGATGGTTTCGGCGTCGGTTGGTACGCCGACGGCGATCCCGTGCCGGCCCGCTACCGCCGCGCCGGGCCCATCTGGGCGGACCAGTCGCTCGCCGACCTGGCCCGGGTCGTGCGCTCGGGGGCGGTGCTCGCGGCCGTACGGGACGCGACCCTGGCGGGCGCGGACGCGGAGGCCGCGGCGGCGCCGTTCGCCGCGGGGCCCTGGCTGTTCAGCCACAACGGCGCGGTCGCCGGCTGGCCGGGTTCGCTGGCGCCACTCGTGGCGAGCCTGCCCCCCGCCGAGGTGCTGTCGCTGGAGGCGCGCAACGACTCCGCGTTCGTGTGGGCCCTGGCCCTCGCTCGTCTGCGAGGCGGCGACACGGAGGGCCAGGCCCTCGCCGACACGGTCCTGGAGGTCGCCGCGGCGGCCCCCGCCTCCCGGCTCAACCTGTTGCTGACCAACGGGGAGACGATCACCGCGACCGCCTGGGGCGACACCCTGTGGTACCTCTCCGAGCCCGGCCGTCGCACCGTCGTGGCCTCCGAACCGTACGACGACGACCCGCACTGGCGGGAGGTCCCCGACCGCACCCTGCTCGCGGCGAGCCGCACGGAGGTGCTGCTCACCCCGCTCAAGAACCCGGGCGACGACCTGGCGCCCTCCCCCACTCCCGGCCCCGCCCGGACGGGGGAATCCCCATCCCCGAAGGAGCCCAGCACGTGA
- a CDS encoding amidase, which translates to MTLDRSAGLAESARALAAGEVTSRALVEGALARIEASQPSLNAFRIVRAHAALAEAEAADRELAAGVRKPLLGVPVAVKDDMDVAGEPTAFGCRGEFPPVVEDGEAVRRLRAAGAVIVGKTNTCEFGQWPFTEGPAFGATRNPWNPEHTPGGSSGGSAAAVAAGLVPAALGSDGAGSVRIPASWTHLIGIKPQRGRISTWPRGESFQGITVNGTLARTVADAALLLDAASGNHERDPHRPPVVRATEAVGRDPGRLRIALALKPPFTAVPARLRPEVRAQVVQLAELLADLGHHVEEADPPYGQIGLTFVPRATAGIAERVREAPFPALLDPRTLGSARLGGLLGGAPLRAARRAEAVLHRRIGRFFTSYDVVLAPTTAAPPPRIGAMQNLSGLATDRAIIAACPYAWPWNVLGWPGINVPAGFVMGGLPVGAQLLGPANSEPLLISLASQLEARARWHEAWPPPVTATDSPVV; encoded by the coding sequence ATGACGCTCGACCGTTCCGCAGGCCTGGCGGAGTCCGCCCGTGCGCTGGCCGCCGGGGAGGTGACCTCGCGGGCGCTCGTGGAAGGGGCCCTGGCGCGTATCGAGGCCTCCCAGCCGTCCCTGAACGCCTTCCGGATCGTACGGGCACATGCGGCGCTCGCCGAGGCGGAGGCGGCGGACAGGGAGCTGGCCGCCGGGGTCCGCAAGCCGCTGCTCGGGGTGCCTGTGGCCGTCAAGGACGACATGGACGTGGCGGGAGAGCCGACCGCGTTCGGCTGCCGGGGTGAGTTCCCGCCGGTGGTCGAGGACGGCGAGGCGGTACGGCGGCTGCGCGCGGCCGGGGCCGTGATCGTCGGCAAGACCAACACCTGCGAGTTCGGGCAGTGGCCCTTCACCGAGGGCCCCGCCTTCGGCGCGACCCGCAATCCGTGGAACCCGGAGCACACGCCCGGTGGTTCGTCGGGCGGTTCGGCCGCCGCCGTCGCCGCCGGTCTGGTGCCCGCCGCGCTCGGCTCGGACGGGGCCGGATCGGTGCGCATCCCCGCCTCCTGGACCCACCTGATCGGCATCAAGCCGCAGCGCGGCCGGATCTCCACCTGGCCGCGCGGCGAGTCCTTCCAGGGCATCACGGTCAACGGCACGCTCGCCCGTACGGTCGCCGACGCGGCCCTGCTGCTGGACGCGGCGAGCGGCAACCACGAGCGGGATCCGCACCGGCCGCCGGTCGTGCGCGCCACCGAGGCCGTCGGCCGCGACCCCGGACGGCTGCGCATCGCGCTCGCCCTCAAGCCCCCGTTCACCGCCGTACCCGCCAGGCTGCGGCCGGAGGTGCGCGCCCAGGTCGTCCAACTCGCCGAGCTGCTCGCCGACTTGGGGCATCACGTCGAGGAGGCCGACCCGCCGTACGGCCAGATCGGGCTGACCTTCGTCCCCCGCGCCACAGCCGGCATCGCCGAACGCGTCCGCGAGGCGCCCTTCCCGGCGCTCCTGGACCCCCGGACCCTGGGGTCCGCACGGCTGGGCGGACTGCTCGGCGGGGCACCACTGCGGGCGGCCCGGCGCGCCGAGGCGGTGCTGCACCGTCGTATCGGACGGTTCTTCACCTCGTACGACGTGGTCCTCGCGCCGACCACGGCCGCTCCCCCGCCGCGCATCGGGGCCATGCAGAACCTGAGCGGTCTGGCCACCGACCGTGCGATCATCGCCGCCTGCCCCTACGCCTGGCCGTGGAACGTCCTGGGCTGGCCCGGGATCAACGTGCCCGCGGGGTTCGTCATGGGCGGCCTGCCGGTGGGCGCCCAGTTGCTCGGGCCGGCGAACAGCGAGCCGTTGCTGATCTCCCTCGCCTCGCAGTTGGAGGCGCGGGCGCGCTGGCACGAGGCCTGGCCGCCGCCGGTGACGGCCACCGACTCACCGGTCGTATAG
- a CDS encoding glycoside hydrolase family 43 protein, with protein MSTRPPTPSPSRRSLLRALAVLPASAVLLGEAPGLSGTALAAAPPSGSATRYTIVPFLNSNDGTVNVYQSDDAVDFRLARSSAYTPPSNRIRDASVFKHTNGSYYLTYTTHTWQDPSTTIGFARSSDRLNWTFLYDYTVPIANLSRAWAPEWFVDSDGSVNVIVSCSTANDEWIFTPYRLKATNSALTAWSSPVALSGIGANHIDTYIVRTGSTYHAFTKNETAKYIEYATASSLTGPYTISRTGDWAGWGSYREGPALVQLDNGGWRIFFDGYGDGTYYYSDSYDTFATWSAPTALPVVSGTARHFTVVKETVSGGPSLAKNVTRSFQSGNFPTRYWQSQSSLLNLPVVSGSSSTAEKQASTFTVLAGLADANGYSFRDAAGKYLRHWDFRARFDANDGTTTFAKDATFIARTGNASGSLRFESYNYPGYYLRHYDYQLRVERTNGTDLFRQDSSFVPVTAWA; from the coding sequence GTGAGCACACGTCCCCCCACGCCGTCTCCGTCCCGTCGCAGCCTGTTGCGCGCACTGGCCGTCCTGCCGGCTTCGGCCGTGCTGCTCGGGGAGGCGCCCGGACTGTCCGGCACGGCCCTCGCCGCCGCGCCGCCGAGCGGCTCCGCCACCCGCTACACCATCGTGCCGTTCCTCAACAGCAACGACGGCACCGTGAACGTCTACCAGTCCGACGACGCCGTCGACTTCCGGCTCGCCAGATCGTCCGCGTACACGCCGCCGAGCAACCGCATCCGCGACGCGAGCGTCTTCAAGCACACCAACGGCTCCTACTACCTCACGTACACGACCCACACCTGGCAGGACCCGAGCACCACGATCGGCTTCGCCCGCAGCTCGGACCGGCTCAACTGGACCTTCCTGTACGACTACACGGTCCCGATCGCCAACCTGTCCCGGGCGTGGGCTCCGGAGTGGTTCGTCGACAGCGACGGCAGTGTGAACGTCATCGTGTCCTGCTCGACGGCGAACGACGAGTGGATTTTCACGCCGTACCGGCTGAAGGCCACCAACTCGGCGCTGACCGCCTGGAGTTCACCGGTGGCCCTGTCCGGGATCGGCGCCAACCACATCGACACGTACATCGTGAGGACCGGCTCGACCTACCACGCCTTCACCAAGAACGAGACGGCGAAGTACATCGAGTACGCGACGGCCTCCAGCCTCACCGGCCCCTACACGATCAGCCGCACCGGCGACTGGGCGGGCTGGGGCAGTTACCGCGAGGGCCCGGCACTGGTGCAGTTGGACAACGGTGGCTGGCGGATCTTCTTCGACGGCTACGGCGACGGCACCTACTACTACAGCGACAGCTACGACACCTTCGCCACCTGGTCCGCTCCGACCGCGCTGCCCGTCGTCTCCGGTACCGCCCGGCACTTCACGGTGGTCAAGGAGACCGTTTCCGGCGGCCCGAGCCTCGCGAAGAACGTCACGCGGTCCTTCCAGTCGGGCAACTTCCCCACCCGCTACTGGCAGTCGCAGTCCTCCCTGCTCAACCTCCCCGTGGTGAGCGGCTCCAGCAGCACCGCCGAGAAGCAGGCGTCCACCTTCACGGTCCTCGCCGGACTCGCCGACGCGAACGGCTACTCCTTCCGTGACGCCGCCGGCAAGTACCTGCGCCACTGGGACTTCCGCGCCCGCTTCGACGCTAACGACGGCACGACGACCTTCGCCAAGGACGCCACGTTCATCGCCCGCACCGGCAACGCGTCGGGTTCGCTCCGCTTCGAGTCGTACAACTACCCCGGCTACTACCTGCGCCACTACGACTACCAACTCCGGGTGGAGCGCACGAACGGCACGGATCTCTTCAGACAGGACAGCTCGTTCGTGCCCGTGACGGCCTGGGCCTGA